Part of the Aquicella lusitana genome is shown below.
GCGCTTCCCGATCAGCAGCGCATTCTGGCGCTTGAAGTGGAAGCGGGCTGCACGATCGAAGAAGCTATTCACCGTTCAGGCATGCTTGCGCTTTTCCCTGAGATTGATCTGACCCAGCAAAAAGTAGGGATCTTCAGCAAGGCACGCCGGCTTTCTGACGGGGTAAAAGAAGGTGACAGGATTGAAATCTACAGACCACTGACTATCGATCCCAAACAGGCCCGGCGATTAAAAGCGAAAAAAACCGCCGGAAAGTGACAGTAAATTTCAATTGATACGCTGCAGCATCAATTTTGAATGATTTCCTGCAATGTACCGCGGCGGAAAACCAGCGTAAGTCGTTTTTCACTCATTTTCTCGTGACCTTTTTGCAGCGTATAGACATAATCCATACGCTCAGGCGTAAAGATATTCACCAGTACCGGGTTACCCATGATTTCTTTTACCTGGCTTTGAGACATGCCTTTATGGAGCTCGCGTACATTTTCTTCC
Proteins encoded:
- a CDS encoding RnfH family protein, which encodes MSKLIKIEVAYALPDQQRILALEVEAGCTIEEAIHRSGMLALFPEIDLTQQKVGIFSKARRLSDGVKEGDRIEIYRPLTIDPKQARRLKAKKTAGK
- a CDS encoding outer membrane protein assembly factor BamE produces the protein MKKLISLVLISFFVTGCFFRVHKIDVDQGNIITEENVRELHKGMSQSQVKEIMGNPVLVNIFTPERMDYVYTLQKGHEKMSEKRLTLVFRRGTLQEIIQN